Proteins found in one Paenibacillus dendritiformis genomic segment:
- a CDS encoding response regulator transcription factor, whose protein sequence is MQKSPHILIVEDDAYISELIALYLDKHGYTHSIAEDGAAALELLDATPPDLVLLDIMLPELDGWQVCKEIRAEGDIPIIMVTGNGESYDKLKGFSSGADDYIVKPFDPKELIARVQAVLRRTNPALFKASIQYPELCITPQDQKVSVREQEVALAPKELELLQVLAGHPNKVFTREQLLRQVWGADYEGDVRTVDVHIKRLREKLGESAYWSIVTVWGIGYKFEAAS, encoded by the coding sequence GTGCAGAAGTCACCGCATATTTTAATCGTTGAGGATGATGCGTATATTTCGGAATTGATTGCCCTCTATTTGGACAAGCACGGCTATACGCATTCGATTGCGGAGGATGGAGCGGCGGCTCTGGAGCTGCTGGATGCGACGCCCCCTGATCTCGTTCTGCTCGATATTATGCTTCCAGAGCTGGACGGCTGGCAGGTATGCAAAGAAATCCGCGCAGAAGGGGATATTCCGATCATTATGGTCACCGGGAACGGGGAGAGCTATGACAAGCTGAAGGGATTTTCCAGCGGAGCGGACGACTATATTGTGAAGCCCTTCGATCCGAAGGAGCTTATCGCTCGCGTGCAAGCGGTATTGAGGCGCACCAATCCGGCCCTGTTCAAGGCTTCGATTCAGTATCCGGAGCTGTGCATCACGCCGCAGGATCAGAAGGTATCCGTCCGCGAGCAGGAAGTGGCCTTGGCCCCGAAGGAGCTGGAGCTCCTTCAAGTATTGGCGGGGCATCCGAACAAGGTGTTCACGCGCGAACAACTGCTGCGGCAGGTCTGGGGCGCCGATTATGAAGGCGATGTCCGCACGGTGGACGTGCATATCAAGCGGCTGCGGGAGAAGCTGGGCGAATCCGCCTATTGGAGCATCGTGACGGTCTGGGGCATCGGCTACAAATTCGAGGCAGCGTCATGA
- a CDS encoding MFS transporter, which yields MSGSVPHSFSLLRQPFVRAVFMSQLFSQCGIWVRNFAVLLYVMDITSGDAWAVSMISVAEYAPIFVFSFLGGVFADRWPPKRTTIWCEWLSAGSVFIVFLMLASGSWEAVFAAVACSSILSQFAQPSGMKLFKIHVNDAEAPLCMSLLQLLSSVFMIIGPIMGTWVYHQAGIELALFLTGTAFGLSALAMLRIPPDPLPADKAARSGSVLREIADGIRYVVSVPILRWLSLCFMLVGLGVGLISPLSIFLVTERLGLTAQHLQWITIPYGAGEIIGGIIAFRLAARISPKRFLMIGLLVNGAGIVVSGLSAELWLTMAAQCLIALWQPAIFIGNHTLVMQHTDQAYIGRVTGIRTPLMTGAMLLAMSFAGILKDVFSLVVIYELAALCFVAGFLVTLPAFTTNKSAPAAPAGS from the coding sequence ATGTCCGGTTCAGTGCCACATTCATTTTCGCTGCTTCGCCAACCGTTTGTACGCGCCGTCTTTATGTCCCAATTGTTCTCCCAATGCGGAATCTGGGTTCGCAATTTCGCCGTGCTGCTGTATGTCATGGACATCACCAGCGGCGATGCGTGGGCCGTCTCGATGATCTCCGTGGCGGAATACGCGCCTATTTTCGTATTTTCATTTCTTGGCGGCGTCTTCGCCGATCGGTGGCCCCCCAAGCGGACGACGATCTGGTGCGAGTGGTTAAGCGCCGGTTCCGTTTTTATCGTATTTCTCATGCTCGCTTCCGGTTCGTGGGAAGCGGTATTTGCCGCCGTGGCTTGCTCTTCTATTTTATCGCAATTTGCCCAACCATCCGGCATGAAGCTGTTCAAAATTCACGTCAACGATGCCGAAGCACCCCTGTGCATGTCCTTGTTGCAGCTCCTGTCTTCCGTCTTCATGATCATCGGTCCAATAATGGGAACATGGGTGTACCACCAAGCGGGAATTGAATTGGCCCTCTTCTTGACCGGCACGGCCTTCGGGCTGTCCGCTCTGGCGATGCTGCGCATTCCCCCTGATCCGCTCCCTGCGGACAAGGCCGCCCGCTCGGGCTCTGTGCTTCGCGAGATAGCCGACGGCATCCGCTACGTCGTCTCTGTCCCCATCCTGCGGTGGCTGAGCCTCTGCTTTATGCTGGTCGGCCTCGGGGTCGGGCTCATCTCGCCACTGTCGATTTTTCTCGTAACCGAGCGTCTGGGGCTGACTGCCCAGCATTTGCAGTGGATTACGATTCCTTACGGAGCAGGAGAAATCATTGGAGGCATCATCGCATTCCGTCTGGCGGCCCGCATATCGCCCAAGCGGTTCCTGATGATCGGACTGTTGGTCAATGGAGCCGGAATTGTAGTGTCCGGCCTCTCTGCCGAGCTGTGGCTGACGATGGCCGCGCAATGTCTCATCGCTCTTTGGCAGCCGGCAATCTTCATCGGCAATCATACGCTCGTGATGCAGCATACCGATCAGGCGTACATCGGCAGAGTGACCGGCATTCGCACTCCGCTCATGACGGGAGCGATGCTGCTCGCGATGAGCTTTGCCGGCATCCTCAAGGATGTCTTTTCCTTAGTCGTTATTTATGAACTGGCGGCACTCTGTTTTGTCGCGGGGTTCCTCGTTACGCTTCCAGCCTTCACTACCAACAAGAGCGCCCCGGCCGCTCCCGCCGGCTCCTAG
- a CDS encoding sensor histidine kinase → MRRSGWPHANGLFVKIFVLLLIMLVVSYGLFGFITGLFFKGDLMKRQRLDDRMQLDRIGHFLTEAKQNGWNDEMVMAGLELTVPRHVRSLYIIHQATGNVRYKLEDEKGPYRLDEARIQEVLAGIADGRYFGEETFGRGKAVLVGQTLRVPGEGDFVLLTASNLFQRDVRIWNEPLWIGIGIMLSCGALFAFMLSNHLSRRVKKLEAASRAIAKGQFQIEIPVHSRDELGRLARALEQMAQDLGSLDRMRKEFVANVSHDMRSPLTSMNGYLEAILDGTIPPERMEKYIRIVQEQNKRLIRLVNDLLDIAKIEAGQFQIVPVAFNMTEKVRQVLARMDPQLSKHEVVFDQADCEHDLWVVADPDRIEQVVVNLLQNAIEYSRPGSRITVKISKADAKHAAVGISDQGIGMESEDIARIWERFYKTDKARTRKNGAGIGLSIVKAILDQHRAPIEVYSIPQQGTTFLFMLPLAELAPEQTKGQRSE, encoded by the coding sequence ATGAGGCGGAGCGGATGGCCGCATGCGAACGGCTTGTTCGTCAAGATCTTCGTGCTGCTCCTCATTATGCTGGTGGTCTCATACGGCTTGTTCGGCTTCATCACCGGGTTATTTTTCAAGGGCGATCTGATGAAAAGACAGCGCCTGGATGACCGCATGCAGCTGGACCGGATCGGACACTTCCTGACCGAGGCGAAGCAGAACGGCTGGAATGACGAGATGGTGATGGCAGGATTGGAGCTGACCGTGCCGAGACATGTCCGCTCCTTGTACATCATTCATCAGGCGACCGGGAACGTACGTTACAAGCTAGAAGACGAGAAGGGACCCTATCGTCTGGATGAAGCCCGCATTCAAGAGGTTCTTGCCGGCATTGCGGACGGCCGCTATTTCGGCGAGGAGACATTCGGCCGGGGCAAGGCGGTGCTCGTCGGGCAGACGCTGCGCGTTCCCGGTGAAGGTGACTTCGTCCTGCTCACGGCCTCCAACCTGTTCCAGCGGGATGTCCGCATATGGAACGAGCCGCTCTGGATCGGGATTGGCATTATGCTCTCGTGCGGGGCATTGTTCGCGTTCATGCTCTCCAACCATCTGTCGCGAAGGGTGAAGAAGCTGGAAGCCGCCTCGCGCGCCATCGCCAAGGGACAGTTCCAGATCGAGATTCCGGTTCATTCCCGGGACGAGCTCGGACGGTTGGCGCGGGCGCTCGAACAGATGGCGCAAGACCTGGGGAGCCTGGATCGGATGCGCAAAGAATTCGTCGCCAATGTGTCCCATGATATGCGATCGCCGTTAACGTCCATGAACGGGTATTTGGAAGCGATACTGGACGGCACAATACCGCCCGAGCGGATGGAGAAATATATCCGGATCGTGCAGGAACAGAACAAACGGCTTATCCGGCTCGTGAATGATCTGCTGGATATCGCCAAAATCGAAGCGGGACAGTTCCAGATCGTCCCGGTTGCTTTCAATATGACCGAGAAGGTTCGCCAGGTGCTGGCCCGAATGGATCCGCAGCTGAGCAAGCATGAAGTGGTGTTCGACCAAGCGGATTGCGAACATGATCTGTGGGTGGTTGCCGACCCCGATCGGATCGAGCAAGTCGTGGTGAATTTGCTGCAGAATGCCATTGAGTATTCCCGGCCGGGAAGCCGGATAACAGTGAAGATCTCCAAGGCGGACGCCAAGCATGCGGCTGTCGGAATTTCCGATCAGGGCATCGGCATGGAGTCGGAAGACATCGCACGCATATGGGAGCGATTTTACAAGACGGACAAGGCCAGGACGAGGAAGAACGGCGCTGGCATCGGTCTGTCCATCGTCAAAGCGATCCTCGATCAGCATCGGGCGCCGATCGAGGTGTACAGCATTCCGCAGCAAGGAACGACCTTCCTGTTCATGCTTCCGCTTGCAGAGCTTGCCCCTGAGCAGACGAAGGGGCAGCGGTCCGAATGA